A region of Larimichthys crocea isolate SSNF chromosome X, L_crocea_2.0, whole genome shotgun sequence DNA encodes the following proteins:
- the LOC104928747 gene encoding zinc finger protein 420 produces the protein MGEVTVEVDDEGMKQEPLPQPLLIILSPPPPFLPVHGEPTMPWHKWVKSFEHYVEALGESELTDSSRCVLLEHCLGPEGQRIFTTLIQSETTYAAAISALTVYFSSHHTSQMYRLKFHQRTQMPGETVDQFVSALEELLRPCNYEDLQDQLILDQLIEKTNCLQLKERLLFERETLTLDKALVIGREVECASNESELFSIHEVSVDIGDDLDPPVQKKAKRGRPRRGERRTKIKTKPQTAKSARRSHYKDNYYYANDKLYYSDDDEDKSRNASDDIGALSSSPQRIKEEDKASDDKDEDSSTKLKGPHCPICIDRYFKDANKLTRHMRMHTKEKPFSCPICAVTFSQSYHMTRHLRNQHSAGPHVCTICVTSFQSTEELQSHKKTHASQVLSRIDCHEKSTDNGAFYSHDRSALTEGQSSQQCDEVKNQEIIQSRNKDSHESDDCNAENDEDSGSSDSQDKGSVVSVKTEGKDADGAASQDGGSQKEKVASKTKTKGHFCPICVDRRFRGPNKLARHMRTHTKEKPFSCPVCSLTFSQSYHMTRHLRNQHGLGQYICSKCGKSLSTWLELKAHKRTHTVEGLTCLACEKQFKEKAALVSHLKLHKKIQASPRSLVCGDCGKVFGRMYHLKRHIVTHRKASNGECYTCPDCQKHFAFPEDLNKHLEIHVKENSGTCPKCNEKFNSPEELETHMGVHEKSYTCKTCGKKFKVEYALKKHEQGHQNEQYYCSLCRKRFIKLSHYKRHVMVHGRRESRCPHCDSVFLQLTALKYHLRTHTEERPHQCTCCIETFEEKEDLEQHCLKHRKFKKERPYSCTRCDSAFSTLVELTEHMSSHEGEQPLNCPVCGRTFLNKNKLEKHLSIHTGERPHLCSVCGNGFPSAASLKLHIHIHTGEKPFQCSQCSKSFRSSSGLRLHSRQHMEVRPSYKCPECGRTYGRMTELKMHQRYHTGDKPYACTCCNKRFVSKDKLNVHMRIHTGERPYSCTHCGQTFTQTGDRNRHISKYHC, from the coding sequence ATGGGTGAAGTGACTGTTGAAGTCGATGACGAGGGGATGAAACAGGAGCCACTCCCACAGCCACTGCTGATAATCCTatccccacctccacctttctTACCTGTCCATGGTGAACCAACCATGCCTTGGCATAAGTGGGTTAAATCTTTTGAACACTACGTTGAAGCTCTCGGTGAAAGCGAGCTCACTGACTCCAGTAGGTGTGTGCTCCTAGAGCACTGCCTTGGCCCAGAGGGCCAGCGTATCTTCACAACACTGATCCAGAGTGAAACCACGTACGCTGCAGCCATATCAGCACTGACTGTTTACTTCAGCTCTCATCACACTTCTCAGATGTACCGCCTAAAATTTCATCAGAGGACTCAGATGCCTGGAGAGACCGTGGATCAGTTTGTGTCTGCCTTAGAAGAACTGCTGAGGCCTTGCAACTATGAAGACTTACAAGACCAGCTGATCCTGGATCAGCTGATTGAGAAAACAAACTGCCTGCAGCTCAAAGAGAGGCTGCTGTTTGAAAGGGAAACTCTGACCTTGGACAAGGCGTTGGTTATTGGTAGAGAGGTTGAATGTGCTTCTAATGAATCTGAACTGTTTAGTATTCACGAAGTCAGTGTGGACATTGGAGATGATTTAGACCCTCCTGTtcaaaaaaaggccaaaagagGACGACCTCGGcgtggagagaggaggacgaaaatcaaaacaaaaccacagacGGCTAAATCAGCACGAAGATCCCATTACAAGGATAATTACTATTATGCCAATGACAAGCTATAttatagtgatgatgatgaagacaagTCTAGGAATGCAAGTGATGATATTGGGGCCTTGTCCTCATCGCCACAGAGGATTAAAGAGGAAGATAAAGCTAGTGATGATAAAGATGAAGACTCTTCGACTAAACTAAAAGGCCCCCACTGTCCTATCTGTATCGACCGGTACTTCAAAGATGCAAACAAGCTCACCAGACACATGAGGATGCACACGAAGGAGAAACCGTTCAGCTGCCCCATCTGTGCCGTGACCTTCAGCCAGTCCTATCACATGACCCGACACCTCAGGAACCAGCACAGCGCAGGACCTCACGTCTGCACCATATGTGTGACAAGTTTCCAGAGCACTGAAGAGCTACAAAGTCACAAGAAGACGCACGCGTCGCAAGTTCTGTCACGAATCGACTGCCACGAAAAATCCACAGACAATGGGGCGTTTTATAGTCATGACCGGTCTGCCctgacagagggacagagtTCCCAGCAGTGTGATGAAGTGAAAAACCAAGAAATAATTCAGTCACGTAACAAGGATAGTCACGAGAGTGATGATTGCAATGCTGAGAATGATGAAGACTCCGGTTCTAGTGATTCTCAGGATAAAGGATCTGTAGTTAGTGTTAAGACAGAGGGTAAGgatgctgatggagctgcatcTCAGGATGGAGGCAGTCAGAAAGAAAAGGTTGCCTCTAAGACTAAAACAAAAGGCCATTTCTGTCCCATCTGTGTTGACAGGCGCTTCAGAGGGCCAAACAAACTCGCCAGacacatgaggacacacacaaaggagaaaCCGTTCAGCTGCCCAGTCTGTTCTTTGACTTTCAGCCAGTCCTACCACATGACCCGGCACCTGAGGAACCAACATGGCCTGGGTCAGTATATCTGTTCTAAGTGTGGGAAAAGTTTAAGTACCTGGCTGGAACTGAAAGCACACAAGAGGACTCACACAGTTGAAGGCCTGACATGTCTTGCATGTGAAAAACAGTTCAAGGAGAAGGCTGCACTTGTGAGTCATCTTAAACTACATAAGAAGATTCAGGCCAGCCCTCGAAGCCTCGTCTGCGGCGATTGCGGCAAAGTATTTGGTCGAATGTATCATTTGAAAAGACACATAGTGACCCATCGCAAAGCATCAAACGGCGAGTGTTACACGTGCCCTGATTGTCAGAAGCATTTCGCATTTCCGGAAGACCTCAACAAACACCTGGAGATtcatgtgaaagaaaacagtggCACTTGTCCGAAATGTAATGAAAAATTCAATAGTCCGGAAGAACTGGAGACGCACATGGGGGTTCATGAAAAGTCTTACACCTGCAAAACCTGCGGGAAGAAGTTTAAGGTGGAGTACGCATTGAAGAAGCACGAGCAAGGCCACCAAAATGAACAGTATTATTGTTCATTGTGTCGCAAACGCTTCATCAAGCTGTCTCACTACAAGAGGCACGTAATGGTCCATGGAAGACGGGAATCCAGATGTCCACACTGTGACAGCGTCTTTCTACAGTTAACAGCTTTGAAGTATCACCTGCGGACTCATACAGAAGAAAGACCGCACCAATGCACCTGTTGTATCGAGACCTTTGAGGAGAAGGAAGATCTAGAGCAGCACTGTCTCAAACACAGGAAATTCAAGAAGGAGAGGCCGTACTCGTGCACTCGATGTGACAGCGCTTTCTCTACGCTAGTTGAGCTGACCGAACACATGAGCTCACATGAGGGAGAACAGCCATTGAACTGCCCCGTCTGCGGCAGGACTTTCCTGAACAAGAACAAGCTGGAGAAGCACCTGAGCATCCACACAGGCGAGAGACCTCACCTCTGCTCCGTCTGCGGCAACGGCTTCCCCTCggcagccagcctcaagttacacatccacatccacaccGGAGAGAAACCCTTCCAGTGTTCGCAGTGCAGCAAGAGCTTCAGGTCGTCCAGCGGGCTGCGGCTGCACAGCAGGCAGCACATGGAGGTGCGTCCCAGCTACAAGTGTCCAGAGTGCGGCAGAACTTACGGTCGCATGACGGAGCTGAAGATGCACCAGCGTTATCACACGGGGGACAAACCGTACGCATGCACCTGCTGCAACAAACGCTTTGTTAGCAAAGACAAACTGAATGTTCACATGAGGATACACACAGGAGAGAGGCCATACTCCTGCACCCACTGTGGACAGACATTCACACAAACCggggacagaaacagacacatcaGTAAATACCACTGTTAG